A single window of Pseudarthrobacter psychrotolerans DNA harbors:
- a CDS encoding DUF2156 domain-containing protein produces MREADETRAPALLWSTVVLPAGRRMWGYLRSVPLTLSILGVFLVVGAATGSFLSGPPEELLSVAGVSAPGLKAGHWWALVTSLFFVTNPLAYLVATLMILLLLGLAERSLGPLQTAAYFLGGQFAAVTVFLLLTQVARFTGDGWLGLMADNSLIGPYAAVLAASLAASGRLPVLWRRRLRTALLSVSLLLVLYVGHAETVIGLVGAVVGLAASWWNQGDHGQLHAPRSSARETRNLLALTVAVFAVGPIITAVARTPTGPLALLRDVVLNPMPTLGQLEANCGATVEASCLEVGRAGFAGPFGLALAVVPVVLLLICADGMRRGRRMALRITLAVQLAVTAMAAVYLALFALIPHYPSRPQTAALGSGFAHILPLVSVPLVLAVLLWANRRQFRVEAVPAARRRLLAVVGGVWVFLAGSYTAAWFAAGGMTRDGGLLGLLAELSRQYLPVPLPNLYRRVFADRDSLESLIFGYSGPVFWLVALAGVWSVLLGRHHGSDSGHADRAVARKLLREGGDSLSWMALWEPNRYWFSPDGRGAVAYQLHGSVALTLAGPFGAADSRERTADGFLAHCSSRAVIPAFYSCDDSLWPQLQERGFRRVSVAQETRLSVRELEFTGKEWQNVRTARNRAAKMGIKAVWGTYNGLPSTLRARLNEVSEDWAAGKSVPEMGFTLGGIDELMDDEVLCCLAVDGDGNVHGVTSWLPVYDGGTLVSRTLDVMRRGADGFPGVMEFLIASAVLELRESVEVISLSGSPLASLPDDDTPGEPMQAENLVRILDVVGHALEPVYGFRSLAAFKSRFKPEYRALYLYYQDPLQLPAIGRALTRAYLPGLSLRQGARLVRGLVGQRS; encoded by the coding sequence ATGAGGGAGGCAGACGAAACCCGTGCGCCGGCCCTGCTCTGGTCAACTGTCGTGCTCCCGGCCGGCCGAAGAATGTGGGGCTATCTGCGGTCCGTGCCACTGACGCTCAGTATCCTCGGCGTTTTCCTGGTGGTCGGGGCGGCAACTGGCAGCTTCCTCAGCGGACCGCCGGAGGAGCTTCTTTCCGTCGCCGGCGTCAGCGCCCCTGGCCTGAAGGCCGGGCACTGGTGGGCCCTGGTGACGTCACTGTTCTTTGTGACCAACCCGCTGGCCTATCTGGTGGCGACCCTGATGATCCTGCTGCTCTTGGGACTGGCCGAGAGGAGCCTTGGGCCCCTTCAGACGGCCGCGTATTTCCTCGGCGGCCAGTTTGCCGCCGTCACAGTCTTCCTGCTCCTGACCCAGGTGGCGAGGTTCACCGGCGACGGCTGGCTGGGGCTGATGGCGGACAACAGCCTGATCGGACCGTACGCGGCTGTCCTGGCCGCATCCCTGGCCGCGAGCGGCAGGCTTCCCGTGCTGTGGCGGCGCCGGCTGCGGACCGCCCTGCTCTCGGTATCGCTCCTGCTGGTGCTGTATGTGGGGCATGCGGAGACTGTCATCGGCCTGGTGGGTGCTGTGGTGGGTCTCGCAGCCAGTTGGTGGAACCAGGGTGACCACGGCCAGCTCCACGCGCCCCGTTCGAGCGCCAGGGAGACCCGGAATCTCCTCGCGCTGACGGTGGCCGTGTTCGCCGTTGGCCCCATCATTACGGCCGTTGCCCGGACGCCCACCGGCCCGCTCGCGCTGCTCCGGGACGTGGTCCTGAATCCCATGCCCACACTGGGCCAGCTCGAAGCAAACTGCGGGGCAACAGTGGAGGCTTCCTGCCTGGAGGTGGGGCGGGCGGGCTTCGCCGGCCCCTTTGGCCTCGCACTGGCAGTTGTCCCGGTGGTTCTGCTCCTCATCTGCGCCGACGGAATGCGCCGCGGACGCAGGATGGCGCTGCGCATCACGCTGGCCGTGCAATTGGCGGTCACGGCTATGGCGGCCGTATACCTTGCCCTGTTCGCTCTGATACCGCACTATCCCTCAAGGCCGCAGACTGCTGCCTTGGGTTCGGGCTTTGCCCACATCCTGCCATTGGTGAGCGTGCCCCTGGTGCTGGCCGTCCTGCTGTGGGCCAACCGCCGGCAGTTCCGGGTGGAGGCAGTCCCCGCCGCCCGCCGTCGGCTGCTGGCAGTGGTAGGAGGCGTCTGGGTGTTCCTGGCCGGGAGCTACACGGCGGCCTGGTTTGCTGCAGGGGGAATGACGCGCGACGGCGGCCTGCTTGGCTTGCTGGCCGAATTATCCAGGCAGTATCTGCCGGTTCCGCTTCCCAACCTGTATCGCCGGGTTTTTGCTGACCGGGACAGCCTTGAGTCCCTCATCTTTGGCTACTCCGGACCGGTCTTCTGGCTTGTGGCGCTGGCAGGCGTCTGGTCCGTGCTCCTGGGCCGGCACCACGGGAGTGACTCCGGCCATGCCGACAGGGCCGTGGCCCGCAAGCTGCTCCGCGAGGGCGGCGACTCCCTCTCATGGATGGCCCTGTGGGAGCCCAACCGGTACTGGTTCAGCCCGGATGGACGTGGCGCTGTCGCGTACCAGCTGCATGGCAGCGTTGCCCTGACGCTTGCTGGCCCCTTCGGTGCTGCTGATTCCCGTGAGCGGACCGCCGACGGCTTCCTTGCCCACTGCAGCAGCCGCGCGGTCATCCCCGCCTTTTACTCGTGCGATGACTCGTTGTGGCCCCAGTTGCAGGAGCGGGGCTTCCGGCGGGTGTCTGTGGCGCAGGAGACCAGGCTGTCCGTCCGGGAACTCGAATTCACGGGTAAGGAGTGGCAGAACGTACGGACTGCGCGGAACCGTGCCGCCAAGATGGGCATCAAGGCCGTCTGGGGGACGTATAACGGACTCCCGTCCACCCTCCGCGCCCGGCTCAATGAGGTGTCGGAGGATTGGGCGGCAGGAAAATCAGTTCCGGAAATGGGATTCACGCTCGGCGGCATTGATGAGCTGATGGATGACGAGGTGCTGTGCTGCCTGGCCGTGGACGGCGACGGCAACGTGCACGGGGTCACCAGTTGGTTGCCCGTTTACGACGGCGGGACGCTGGTCAGCCGCACGCTGGACGTTATGCGCCGCGGTGCCGACGGATTTCCCGGGGTGATGGAGTTCCTGATTGCGTCGGCGGTCCTGGAGTTGCGCGAATCCGTGGAGGTCATCTCGCTCTCCGGGTCCCCGCTCGCCAGCCTGCCCGACGACGATACCCCGGGGGAGCCCATGCAGGCCGAGAACCTCGTCCGCATCCTCGATGTGGTGGGCCACGCCCTTGAACCGGTCTACGGATTCCGGTCCCTGGCGGCCTTCAAATCACGCTTCAAACCCGAGTACCGGGCGCTTTATCTGTATTACCAGGATCCCTTGCAGCTGCCTGCGATCGGCCGGGCGCTCACGCGGGCCTATTTGCCCGGCCTTTCGCTGCGCCAGGGGGCACGGCTGGTCCGCGGCCTGGTGGGCCAAAGAAGCTGA
- a CDS encoding alpha/beta hydrolase — protein MTFDPASYEFSQPAGPAPIRASTVLPARRENIELRTEDGHTLVGELALPESGPITATLITLHPLPTHGGFMDSHVYRKASYRLPALAGVAVLRFNTRGTASVRGTSAGSFEEGIGERLDVEAAVRFAVERQLPNRWLVGWSFGTELALMYGAVEPVASEIEGAVLLSPPLHRATDAHLRLWADSAKPLTVLVPEHDDYLQPAAAAERFSLVPQARVVGVDGAKHLWVGEKYASRVLNEIVDEVTEAGSGPEGLPQVWNGPVATSAA, from the coding sequence ATGACTTTTGATCCGGCGTCGTACGAATTCAGCCAGCCAGCAGGGCCCGCACCCATCCGCGCTTCAACGGTGCTGCCTGCACGGCGCGAGAACATCGAGCTCCGCACCGAAGACGGCCACACCTTGGTAGGGGAACTGGCGCTGCCCGAGTCCGGCCCGATCACCGCCACGCTGATCACCCTGCATCCCCTTCCGACGCACGGCGGGTTCATGGACTCGCACGTCTACCGCAAGGCGTCCTACCGGCTTCCCGCCCTGGCCGGGGTGGCCGTGCTTCGCTTCAACACCCGCGGGACCGCGTCGGTGCGGGGAACCAGCGCCGGCTCCTTCGAAGAGGGGATCGGCGAGCGGCTGGACGTCGAGGCGGCGGTGCGTTTCGCCGTCGAACGCCAGCTGCCCAACCGCTGGCTGGTGGGCTGGTCCTTCGGCACTGAGCTGGCGCTGATGTATGGCGCGGTTGAGCCGGTGGCCAGCGAGATTGAAGGCGCCGTGCTGCTGTCGCCTCCGCTGCACCGGGCCACCGACGCCCATCTGCGCCTCTGGGCGGACTCCGCCAAGCCGCTCACGGTACTGGTACCGGAGCACGACGACTATCTCCAACCCGCGGCCGCCGCTGAACGCTTCAGCCTGGTGCCGCAGGCCCGGGTGGTGGGGGTGGACGGCGCCAAGCACCTTTGGGTGGGGGAGAAGTACGCTTCCCGCGTGCTCAATGAAATCGTGGATGAGGTGACGGAAGCAGGATCCGGACCCGAAGGCCTGCCGCAGGTGTGGAACGGCCCGGTGGCTACCTCAGCCGCCTAG
- a CDS encoding DUF2550 domain-containing protein encodes MDAPTITFIALAIAFGLLIFALCLSGVRRFNLRRALGTVDASICIAGNSWQMGVCRYQDNDLEWFRLLSLSVRPKHKFKRSSLELLGRRKPTDAEAVKVQPDVVIVELRCEGQDLRLAMKFDAYTGLSSWLEAGPVIGVGTWR; translated from the coding sequence ATGGACGCTCCGACTATTACGTTCATCGCCTTGGCAATCGCTTTCGGATTGCTGATTTTCGCACTGTGCCTTTCGGGGGTGCGCCGCTTCAATCTGCGGCGCGCCCTCGGCACGGTGGACGCCTCCATTTGCATCGCTGGAAACAGCTGGCAGATGGGGGTTTGTCGTTATCAGGACAACGACCTCGAATGGTTCCGCCTGCTTTCCCTGAGCGTGCGGCCCAAACATAAGTTCAAACGCAGTTCCCTGGAACTGCTGGGCCGGCGTAAACCCACCGATGCCGAAGCCGTGAAGGTCCAGCCCGACGTCGTGATTGTCGAACTGCGGTGCGAAGGCCAGGATCTTCGGCTGGCCATGAAATTCGATGCCTACACGGGACTGTCCTCCTGGCTGGAAGCCGGGCCGGTCATCGGCGTAGGTACCTGGCGTTAG
- the atpD gene encoding F0F1 ATP synthase subunit beta yields the protein MTATATEHVAATTGATGRIARVIGPVVDVEFPADAIPSIYNALTTEITLNGETKTITFEVALHLGDNVIRAISLQATDGLVRGTAVVDTGAPISVPVGDVVKGHIFNVLGQPLDVTEAELEITERWPIHRKAPAFATLEGSTEMMETGIKVIDLLTPYIKGGKIGLFGGAGVGKTVLIQEMITRVARNFGGTSVFAGVGERTREGNDLWVEMEEAGVLKDTALVFGQMDEPPGTRLRVALSALTMAEYFRDVQNQDVLLFIDNIFRFTQAGSEVSTLLGRMPSAVGYQPNLADEMGLLQERITSTKGHSITSMQAIYVPADDYTDPAPATTFAHLDATTELSREIASRGLYPAVDPLTSTSRILDPQYIGQDHYNTAVRVKQILQKNKELQDIIAILGVDELSEEDKIVVSRARRIQQFLSQNTYTAKQFTGVEGSTVTIKDTVEGFTAICDGELDHVAEQAFFNVGGLDDVERQWAKIQEQTK from the coding sequence ATGACTGCCACTGCTACCGAACACGTAGCCGCGACGACCGGTGCTACCGGCCGTATTGCACGTGTTATTGGCCCGGTTGTCGACGTCGAATTCCCGGCTGACGCAATCCCCTCGATTTACAACGCACTCACCACCGAGATTACTCTCAACGGTGAGACCAAGACCATCACGTTCGAGGTTGCCCTGCACCTAGGCGACAACGTGATTCGCGCCATCTCCCTGCAGGCAACCGACGGCCTCGTCCGCGGTACCGCTGTGGTGGACACTGGTGCCCCCATCTCCGTGCCCGTCGGCGACGTCGTCAAGGGTCACATCTTCAACGTCCTCGGACAGCCGCTTGACGTGACGGAGGCCGAACTCGAGATCACCGAGCGCTGGCCCATCCACCGCAAGGCCCCGGCCTTCGCGACGCTCGAGGGTTCCACCGAGATGATGGAAACCGGCATCAAGGTCATCGACCTTCTCACCCCGTACATCAAGGGTGGAAAGATCGGCCTGTTCGGCGGCGCCGGCGTGGGCAAGACGGTTCTGATCCAGGAAATGATCACCCGTGTGGCCCGTAACTTCGGTGGTACCTCGGTATTCGCCGGTGTTGGCGAGCGTACCCGTGAAGGTAACGACCTCTGGGTTGAAATGGAAGAGGCGGGCGTCCTCAAGGACACCGCCCTTGTATTCGGCCAGATGGATGAGCCGCCGGGAACGCGTCTGCGCGTTGCACTGTCTGCCCTGACCATGGCGGAGTACTTCCGCGATGTGCAGAACCAGGACGTGCTGCTCTTCATCGACAACATCTTCCGCTTCACGCAGGCAGGCTCCGAGGTTTCCACCCTCCTCGGCCGCATGCCGTCGGCCGTGGGCTACCAGCCCAACCTGGCTGACGAGATGGGCCTCCTCCAGGAGCGCATCACGTCCACCAAGGGCCACTCGATCACCTCGATGCAGGCCATCTACGTTCCCGCAGATGACTACACCGACCCGGCCCCGGCCACGACCTTCGCACACCTGGACGCAACCACGGAACTTTCCCGTGAAATTGCTTCCCGCGGTCTGTACCCGGCCGTTGACCCGCTGACGTCGACCTCCCGCATCCTGGACCCGCAGTACATTGGTCAGGACCACTACAACACGGCTGTCCGTGTCAAGCAGATCCTGCAGAAGAACAAGGAACTCCAGGACATCATCGCCATCCTTGGTGTTGACGAACTGTCGGAAGAGGACAAGATCGTCGTGTCGCGTGCACGCCGTATTCAGCAGTTCCTTTCCCAGAACACCTACACTGCCAAGCAGTTCACCGGCGTGGAAGGCTCCACCGTTACCATCAAGGACACGGTTGAAGGCTTCACCGCTATCTGCGACGGCGAGCTTGACCACGTTGCAGAGCAGGCGTTCTTCAACGTCGGCGGCCTGGACGATGTTGAGCGCCAGTGGGCCAAGATCCAGGAACAGACCAAGTAA
- a CDS encoding AI-2E family transporter, with protein sequence MRRLRQPLPGAQPRLRFEIPPEYNNMEEPDAPEDGEAGRTPAQFGSPGPRMSMQHPLYMGFMGTVGVGLALLVYWIGSNTTQLLLWIVAALFIALGLEPVVGWLENRRIPRPAGILLAVLVLVVAVGGFFATLIPTIVEQVTQIVVQAPTWVRDFIDSEFFRTVDDQFGVRDRINEELDKFVNNPEAMGGIFGGVLGFGSTLANGLFGTLIVLVLSLYFLAALPAMKKWGYRLAPRSRRARVEALSEEITRSVGNYVIGQACVALLNATFAFIVMSIVGVPFALLLAFVVALLAFIPLVGGMIAGIVVLLIALTVGWQTAAVYGICYFAYLQFEAYFISPRIMQKAVAVPGAVAVISVIAGGSLLGVLGALIAIPTAAAILLLIKEIYIVRQDKH encoded by the coding sequence ATGCGGCGCCTGCGCCAGCCGCTGCCGGGCGCCCAGCCCAGGCTCCGGTTTGAGATCCCGCCGGAATACAACAACATGGAAGAACCTGACGCCCCGGAAGATGGCGAGGCCGGCAGGACGCCCGCGCAGTTTGGCAGTCCGGGTCCCCGGATGTCGATGCAGCATCCCCTCTACATGGGCTTTATGGGCACTGTAGGCGTGGGCCTTGCCCTGCTGGTCTACTGGATCGGTTCCAACACCACGCAGCTGCTGCTGTGGATTGTCGCTGCCCTGTTCATTGCCCTTGGCCTGGAACCCGTGGTCGGGTGGCTGGAGAACCGCCGGATTCCCCGCCCGGCCGGCATTCTCCTGGCCGTCCTGGTCCTGGTGGTGGCTGTGGGAGGGTTCTTCGCTACCCTCATCCCCACCATCGTGGAACAGGTCACCCAAATTGTGGTGCAGGCACCCACCTGGGTACGGGACTTCATCGACTCAGAATTCTTCCGCACCGTGGATGACCAGTTCGGTGTGCGCGACCGCATCAACGAGGAACTCGACAAATTCGTCAACAATCCCGAGGCGATGGGCGGGATCTTTGGCGGGGTGTTGGGCTTCGGTTCCACCCTGGCCAACGGGCTCTTCGGCACGTTGATCGTCCTGGTCCTGAGCCTCTATTTCCTGGCAGCCCTTCCGGCCATGAAGAAGTGGGGCTACCGGCTGGCGCCGCGGTCGCGCCGGGCACGGGTGGAGGCCCTGTCCGAGGAGATCACCCGTTCCGTAGGCAACTACGTGATCGGGCAGGCCTGCGTGGCATTGCTCAATGCCACGTTTGCGTTCATTGTGATGTCCATTGTTGGTGTCCCGTTCGCCCTCCTGCTGGCCTTCGTGGTGGCCCTGCTGGCGTTCATCCCCCTGGTGGGCGGCATGATCGCCGGCATCGTGGTCCTGCTGATCGCCTTGACGGTCGGGTGGCAGACGGCCGCCGTCTACGGCATCTGCTACTTCGCCTACCTCCAGTTCGAGGCGTACTTCATCTCGCCGCGCATCATGCAGAAGGCCGTGGCCGTGCCGGGCGCCGTTGCCGTGATCTCCGTGATTGCCGGCGGCAGCCTGCTGGGGGTCCTGGGCGCGCTGATCGCCATCCCGACGGCGGCCGCCATCCTCCTCCTGATCAAGGAGATCTACATCGTCCGCCAGGACAAGCACTAG
- a CDS encoding cold-shock protein, whose translation MAQGTVKWFNAEKGFGFITPDDSDGDVFVHYSEIQTGGFKTLDENQRVQFEIGQGAKGPQATGVTLV comes from the coding sequence ATGGCACAGGGAACCGTCAAGTGGTTCAACGCTGAAAAGGGCTTCGGCTTCATCACCCCGGATGACTCCGATGGCGATGTCTTCGTTCACTACTCGGAAATCCAGACCGGTGGCTTCAAGACCCTCGACGAGAACCAGCGCGTTCAGTTCGAAATCGGTCAGGGTGCCAAGGGCCCCCAGGCTACCGGCGTAACGCTGGTCTAG
- a CDS encoding F0F1 ATP synthase subunit gamma — translation MGAQIRVYRQKISSTTSMRKIFKAMELIATSRIGKARARVAASLPYANAITRAVSAVASQSEIDHPLVTEPEQIRRAAVLVISADRGLAGSYSASVLKQAVGLNELLRGEGKEVKTYVMGRKAQAYFDFRNLPYERVWTGNTDAPEFGTAREVGAALLEAFATDYEEGGVDEIHVVYTRFKSMVMQEPTVIRLLPLEVVEEQAATESDLLPLYEFEPEAEQVLDALLPRYIESRIFAAMLQAAASELAARQRAMKSAGDNATDLIKKYTRLRNTARQAEITQELSEIVAGADALNAS, via the coding sequence ATGGGAGCCCAGATTCGGGTCTACCGCCAGAAGATCAGCTCGACCACGTCGATGCGCAAGATCTTCAAGGCGATGGAACTGATCGCTACCTCGCGCATTGGCAAGGCCCGCGCACGCGTAGCGGCTTCACTGCCTTACGCAAACGCGATTACGCGTGCCGTTTCTGCTGTCGCGAGCCAGAGCGAAATCGACCACCCGTTGGTCACCGAACCGGAGCAGATCCGCCGGGCCGCCGTCCTGGTCATCAGTGCTGACCGCGGCCTTGCCGGATCCTACTCGGCAAGCGTGCTTAAGCAGGCGGTTGGCCTCAACGAACTGCTCCGCGGGGAGGGCAAAGAAGTCAAGACGTATGTGATGGGCCGCAAGGCGCAGGCGTACTTTGATTTCCGCAACCTTCCTTACGAGCGTGTATGGACCGGCAACACCGATGCGCCCGAGTTTGGAACTGCACGTGAAGTCGGGGCGGCACTGCTCGAAGCCTTCGCGACGGACTACGAAGAGGGCGGCGTGGACGAGATCCATGTCGTTTACACCCGCTTCAAGTCCATGGTGATGCAGGAGCCGACGGTTATCCGTCTGCTTCCGCTCGAGGTTGTTGAAGAGCAGGCGGCGACCGAGTCGGACCTCCTGCCGCTCTACGAATTCGAGCCGGAAGCGGAGCAGGTCCTTGATGCCCTGCTGCCGCGCTACATCGAGTCACGCATTTTTGCCGCCATGTTGCAGGCAGCAGCTTCCGAGCTTGCAGCCCGCCAGCGGGCAATGAAGTCTGCCGGCGACAACGCCACGGACCTCATCAAGAAGTACACGCGTCTGCGCAACACTGCCCGACAGGCTGAAATTACGCAGGAGCTTTCTGAAATCGTTGCCGGTGCCGACGCGTTGAACGCGTCCTAG
- a CDS encoding F0F1 ATP synthase subunit epsilon, whose translation MAELEVEIVAADHFVWSGAAKMVKARTSDGEIGILPGHSPLLAILAEGELAIEPVSGNRITVAVDGGFFSVDNNRVVIVADNAQLGDAATAGIR comes from the coding sequence ATGGCTGAGCTTGAGGTTGAGATTGTCGCAGCGGATCACTTCGTGTGGTCCGGAGCGGCCAAGATGGTCAAGGCCCGCACCAGTGATGGTGAGATCGGAATCCTGCCCGGCCACTCGCCCCTGCTGGCGATCCTGGCCGAAGGTGAACTGGCCATTGAGCCGGTTTCCGGGAACCGCATTACCGTGGCTGTTGACGGCGGATTCTTCTCCGTCGATAACAACCGCGTGGTGATTGTTGCTGACAACGCCCAACTGGGTGACGCGGCTACTGCTGGGATCCGCTAG
- a CDS encoding ATP/GTP-binding protein, which translates to MPRSNRPRRPASGRPGVAAGKPAGKKGNGDVPELDLERARAGIARRESAPDGEWMVRTMTARNAEKTYICPGCSTAVVPGIAHLVVWKDDHLFGAAVGLAERRHWHTNCWLSRTYRYR; encoded by the coding sequence ATGCCGCGTTCCAACCGCCCCCGCCGACCTGCCTCCGGAAGGCCGGGCGTAGCTGCCGGAAAGCCGGCCGGCAAAAAGGGCAACGGCGACGTTCCTGAGCTGGATTTGGAGCGGGCTCGTGCTGGAATCGCCCGGCGGGAAAGTGCGCCCGACGGCGAGTGGATGGTCAGGACCATGACCGCCAGGAATGCGGAAAAAACCTATATTTGCCCTGGCTGCTCCACCGCCGTCGTCCCCGGAATCGCCCACCTGGTGGTCTGGAAGGACGATCATCTGTTCGGTGCGGCCGTAGGCCTGGCTGAACGCCGCCACTGGCACACGAACTGCTGGCTGTCCCGGACCTATCGTTACCGCTGA
- a CDS encoding alpha/beta hydrolase-fold protein, with amino-acid sequence MDWIADIRLTDGPVYWAAWVLGAAAALSLIWPPRTLGRRRWLLSVAAAVAAAAVVVLLVHWVLINWASTFPEELPFDVLACVFPAVAALLLVLLRLPRASWRRRFLDVLALLAVALLAAVQINAYFGLNRTVADLTGTALSRIPALERELMRQPHSPATTLDGWKPANELPADGVLRTASIPGTASGLQPRDSYIYLPPAYFASNRPSLPVLLLVPGQPGGPADWLTGGSLRARMDTFAARHGGVAPIVVVVDPNGSQSANNLCMDSAIAKADTYLSVDVPEWISGTLDVAPDHRQWAIGGFSFGATCAVQMATRHPELYTGVLAFSSETEPALAKERRKTVDAAFHGDTAAFDAQLPLTLLTERKYPDSVAYFAAGATDPEFVANLRTLEAAALGAGFTAGSDVVAHTGHSWDVLTPGLDNGLELLAEHWGWAK; translated from the coding sequence GTGGACTGGATTGCTGATATCCGGTTGACCGACGGGCCGGTGTACTGGGCCGCCTGGGTCCTTGGGGCTGCCGCCGCATTGTCCCTGATCTGGCCTCCGCGCACCCTTGGCCGCCGCCGCTGGTTGCTTAGTGTTGCCGCCGCCGTGGCCGCCGCCGCCGTCGTGGTGCTCCTGGTCCACTGGGTCCTTATTAATTGGGCCTCAACTTTCCCCGAAGAACTGCCGTTCGACGTCCTGGCGTGCGTGTTTCCCGCCGTTGCAGCCCTTCTGCTGGTGCTGCTCCGGCTCCCCAGGGCGTCGTGGCGCCGCCGTTTCCTGGATGTGCTTGCCCTCCTCGCCGTGGCGCTGCTGGCCGCGGTGCAGATCAACGCGTATTTCGGCCTCAACCGGACTGTTGCGGACTTGACGGGAACGGCGCTGAGCCGCATCCCGGCGCTGGAACGGGAGCTGATGCGCCAACCGCACAGCCCGGCAACGACTCTGGACGGATGGAAACCCGCCAATGAGCTCCCTGCTGATGGCGTTCTCCGCACCGCATCCATTCCAGGAACTGCTTCGGGCCTCCAGCCGCGCGACTCGTACATCTACTTGCCGCCGGCCTACTTTGCGTCGAACCGTCCCAGCCTTCCGGTGCTGCTTCTGGTACCCGGCCAGCCCGGCGGCCCCGCCGACTGGCTGACCGGCGGGTCGCTCCGGGCCCGCATGGACACTTTTGCCGCCCGGCACGGGGGAGTGGCGCCCATTGTTGTGGTGGTTGATCCCAACGGCAGCCAGTCAGCGAACAATCTCTGCATGGACAGCGCCATCGCCAAGGCAGACACTTACCTCTCGGTGGACGTGCCGGAATGGATCTCAGGGACGTTGGACGTGGCCCCCGACCACCGGCAATGGGCCATCGGCGGCTTCAGCTTTGGTGCCACGTGCGCGGTTCAGATGGCCACCCGCCACCCGGAGCTGTACACGGGTGTCCTCGCCTTTTCCAGCGAGACCGAACCTGCACTGGCCAAGGAACGCCGGAAAACGGTTGACGCGGCTTTTCACGGCGACACCGCCGCCTTTGATGCCCAGCTGCCGCTGACTCTGTTGACGGAGCGCAAGTATCCTGACAGTGTGGCGTATTTCGCGGCCGGGGCTACCGATCCTGAGTTTGTGGCAAATCTTCGAACACTTGAGGCGGCGGCCCTCGGCGCAGGTTTCACCGCGGGCTCGGACGTGGTGGCGCACACCGGCCATTCGTGGGACGTGCTGACGCCCGGCCTGGACAATGGGCTTGAGCTGCTGGCCGAACACTGGGGGTGGGCCAAATGA
- the nucS gene encoding endonuclease NucS, producing MRLVIARCSVDYVGRLKAHLPLATRLLLVKADGSVLVHSDGGSYKPLNWMSPPASLRVSSPEDIDLELGVTEQWTVQSAKTDDCLIINIHEQLHESSHDLGVDPGLIKDGVEADLQRLLADQIETLGSGFSLIRREYFTAIGPVDILARDASGATVAIELKRRGDIDGVEQLTRYLELLNRDPLLAPVRGIFAAQQIKPQAKVLANDRGIDCITLDYDAMRGVDDSDSRLF from the coding sequence GTGCGACTTGTCATAGCCCGATGTTCAGTTGATTATGTTGGCCGGCTCAAAGCCCATCTCCCCCTTGCCACCAGGCTCCTGCTGGTCAAGGCCGACGGCTCGGTACTGGTTCATTCCGACGGCGGCTCCTATAAGCCGCTGAACTGGATGAGCCCGCCGGCAAGCCTGCGTGTGTCCTCGCCGGAGGACATTGACCTGGAGCTTGGCGTCACAGAGCAGTGGACCGTTCAGTCCGCCAAGACCGATGACTGCCTGATCATCAACATCCACGAACAGCTGCACGAGTCCTCCCACGACCTGGGCGTGGATCCCGGACTGATCAAGGACGGCGTCGAAGCTGACCTCCAGCGCCTGCTCGCCGATCAGATTGAGACCCTGGGCTCGGGCTTTTCCCTCATTCGCCGCGAGTACTTCACCGCCATCGGCCCGGTGGACATCCTGGCCCGTGACGCCAGCGGGGCCACTGTGGCCATCGAGCTGAAGCGGCGGGGCGACATCGACGGCGTGGAACAGCTCACCCGCTACCTTGAACTCCTGAACCGCGATCCGCTGCTGGCTCCTGTCCGCGGCATCTTCGCTGCCCAGCAGATCAAACCGCAGGCCAAGGTGCTGGCCAACGACCGCGGCATCGACTGCATCACGCTGGACTACGATGCCATGCGCGGCGTGGACGACAGCGACTCCCGGCTCTTCTGA